In Mugil cephalus isolate CIBA_MC_2020 chromosome 20, CIBA_Mcephalus_1.1, whole genome shotgun sequence, the following are encoded in one genomic region:
- the LOC124997256 gene encoding transcription factor Sox-9-like, with translation MHLLDAFLKMTEEQETYRCDAPSPSMSDDSTESPYPSGSGSDNENTNLQRGPNYNKESEEEKFPVCIRDAVSQVLKGYDWTLVPIPVRIKSSSKSKPHVKRPMNAFMVWAQAARKKLADQYPHLHNAELSKTLGKLWRLLNEVEKRPFVEEAERLRVQHKRDHPDYKYQPRRRKSVKNGQSETEGNEQTRVSPNRMFKALQQVDSPASCVGEIHSPDNSGQSQVPPTPPNTPKTDLPFSKVDLQHDEHPIQDNSSRQMNIDFGAVDISELSSDVISNMESFDVEEFDQYLPPHGNPGVAHRVQGAFASIYGINSSSVAQADCIGAHTWMSKPQQQHSLTTLGGDKEQTTTQIKTEHVSPSHYSKQQDFSQHRSFNLQHYNNFSYPSVTRVQYDYPDHQSVANSFNSHASRQSSSLYSTFSYIGSSPRSLYTQTDTTRVPSVPQTHSSQHWKQQPTYTQLSRP, from the exons aTGCATCTCCTTGACGCGTTCTTGAAGATGACAGAAGAACAGGAGACGTATCGGTGTGACGCCCCCAGTCCCAGTATGTCTGATGACTCCACGGAGTCACCGTACCCGTCCGGGTCCGGTTCGGACAATGAAAACACTAACCTCCAAAGGGGTCCAAACTACAACAAGGAGAGCGAAGAAGAAAAGTTCCCTGTTTGTATTAGAGATGCGGTGTCGCAGGTGTTGAAAGGTTACGATTGGACGCTGGTACCCATTCCGGTGCGCATTAAAAGCTCAAGTAAAAGCAAACCTCATGTTAAAAGACCTATGAACGCATTCATGGTGTGGGCTCAAGCTGCACGAAAGAAGCTCGCCGATCAATACCCGCATCTGCACAACGCAGAACTCAGCAAAACCTTGGGTAAACTTTGGAG aTTGCTTAATGAGGTTGAGAAGCGCCCGTTTGTGGAAGAAGCTGAGCGTTTAAGAGTGCAACATAAAAGGGACCACCCAGACTACAAGTATCAGCCGAGGCGGAGAAAATCTGTCAAGAATGGTCAAAGTGAAACCGAGGGCAATGAACAGACACGCGTTTCTCCAAATAGAATGTTTAAGGCACTACAGCAGGTCGATTCTCCAGCATCCTGTGTGGGCGAGATTCACTCTCCAGACAATTCAG GTCAGTCACAAGTCCCACCAACACCCCCAAACACACCCAAAACCGACCTTCCCTTCAGCAAAGTTGACCTGCAGCATGATGAACACCCCATTCAGGACAACTCTAGCCGTCAGATGAACATTGACTTTGGTGCTGTAGACATAAGTGAGCTGAGCAGTGATGTCATCTCTAACATGGAAAGCTTTGATGTGGAAGAGTTTGACCAATACCTGCCACCCCATGGCAATCCTGGGGTGGCTCACAGAGTTCAGGGTGCCTTTGCCAGCATCTACGGCATCAACAGTTCCTCAGTAGCCCAGGCAGACTGCATTGGAGCCCACACTTGGATGTCCAAACCGCAGCAACAGCACTCTCTGACCACCCTGGGTGGAGATAAAGAGCAAACAACCACACAGATTAAGACAGAACATGTGAGCCCCAGCCACTATAGCAAGCAGCAGGACTTCTCACAGCACAGGTCCTTCAACCTACAACACTACAATAACTTTTCTTACCCTTCCGTGACAAGAGTACAATACGACTATCCTGACCACCAAAGTGTTGCAAACTCCTTCAACAGTCATGCATCTCGCCAAAGCTCCAGCCTGTATTCCACCTTCAGCTACATAGGCTCCAGTCCGAGGTCACTATACACCCAAACTGACACCACCAGGGTTCCTTCTGTGCCGCAGACCCACAGTTCACAACACTGGAAGCAGCAACCCACTTACACACAACTCTCCAGGCCTTGA